A single genomic interval of Carassius gibelio isolate Cgi1373 ecotype wild population from Czech Republic chromosome A22, carGib1.2-hapl.c, whole genome shotgun sequence harbors:
- the LOC127943181 gene encoding CD276 antigen homolog isoform X4, which yields MIFSFCFSCVFALLVNKVSLQVRVEGFIGGSVVLPCSSTEHDLKPQDIYVYWVYSVRTYVFDIIKGEESEAGQDPRYKNRTKTFPDEYLRGNFSLKLINLTETDAGEYTCFIQHSSESNTVELILKESTVEKGNQTQTGTDPDVKTSSSYHWVYIAIPVLLLIIVLFIIAGFIIFNYRKRAQACSLSSATTEEQTTVT from the exons ATGATCTTCAG TTTCTGCTTCAGCTGTGTGTTTGCACTGCTGGTAAATAAAG TGTCTCTTCAGGTCAGAGTCGAGGGGTTTATTGGTGGTTCTGTTGTTCTGCCGTGTTCTTCAACTGAACATGATCTTAAACCTCAAGACATTTATGTGTATTGGGTATATAGTGTCCGCACATATGTGTTTGATATAATCAAGGGTGAAGAGTCAGAAGCAGGACAAGACCCACGATACAAGAACAGAACTAAAACCTTCCCTGATGAGTATCTGAGAGGAAACTTCTCCCTTAAACTCATCAATCTGACTGAAACTGATGCAGGAGAATACACCTGTTTCATCCAACACTCATCTGAATCAAATACAGTAGAGCTGATCctcaaag AATCAACAGTAGAAAAAGGAAACCAAACCCAAACAGGAACGGATCCAGATGTGAAGACATCATCATCTTATCACTGGGTTTACATTGCAATacctgtattattattaataatagtgttGTTTATTATTGCCGGTTTCATCATATTTAACTATAGGAAAAGAGCTCAAGCTTGCTCATTGTCATCTGCCACGACTGAAGAACAAACAACAGTGACATAA
- the LOC127943181 gene encoding CD276 antigen homolog isoform X3 yields MIFSFCFSCVFALLVNKVSLQVRVEGFIGGSVVLPCSSTEHDLKPQDIYVYWVYSVRTYVFDIIKGEESEAGQDPRYKNRTKTFPDEYLRGNFSLKLINLTETDAGEYTCFIQHSSESNTVELILKESTVEKGNQTQTGTDPDVKTSSSYHWVYIAIPVLLLIIVLFIIAGFIIFNYRKRAQACSLSSATTEEQTTVT; encoded by the exons TTTCTGCTTCAGCTGTGTGTTTGCACTGCTGGTAAATAAAG TGTCTCTTCAGGTCAGAGTCGAGGGGTTTATTGGTGGTTCTGTTGTTCTGCCGTGTTCTTCAACTGAACATGATCTTAAACCTCAAGACATTTATGTGTATTGGGTATATAGTGTCCGCACATATGTGTTTGATATAATCAAGGGTGAAGAGTCAGAAGCAGGACAAGACCCACGATACAAGAACAGAACTAAAACCTTCCCTGATGAGTATCTGAGAGGAAACTTCTCCCTTAAACTCATCAATCTGACTGAAACTGATGCAGGAGAATACACCTGTTTCATCCAACACTCATCTGAATCAAATACAGTAGAGCTGATCctcaaag AATCAACAGTAGAAAAAGGAAACCAAACCCAAACAGGAACGGATCCAGATGTGAAGACATCATCATCTTATCACTGGGTTTACATTGCAATacctgtattattattaataatagtgttGTTTATTATTGCCGGTTTCATCATATTTAACTATAGGAAAAGAGCTCAAGCTTGCTCATTGTCATCTGCCACGACTGAAGAACAAACAACAGTGACATAA